The following are from one region of the Vitis riparia cultivar Riparia Gloire de Montpellier isolate 1030 chromosome 14, EGFV_Vit.rip_1.0, whole genome shotgun sequence genome:
- the LOC117930327 gene encoding probable inactive shikimate kinase like 1, chloroplastic isoform X5 — protein MATLASTRAFHVFHRHFQVVTPRFPRSLLEAPKPKRHPLHQPLPSLCPCVPPLTSSPKSLSITFSLPDGASSIKKKAMEISPVLKGTSIFLIFQCKGMNSTIKTNVGKLLADALRYYHFDSDSLVEEACGGESAAKSLKEQDEKGFRDSETEVLKQLSSMGRLVVCAGDGSVQSSTNLALLRHGISIWIDVPIEMVAKNMIEEGVQIPVTELSTAESYSETGDNQVFAQLAVVYEEMKGGYATADASVSLQKVASQLGYDDLDAVTTEDMAMEVLKEIQRLTRLKKMMEEAARPF, from the exons ATGGCGACACTAGCCTCAACCAGAGCGTTTCATGTCTTTCATCGTCATTTTCAGGTGGTGACGCCGAGATTCCCACGGTCCTTGCTCGAGGCTCCTAAACCCAAGCGGCATCCTCTTCATCAACCTCTGCCCTCTCTCTGTCCCTGTGTTCCTCCTCTTACCTCCTCCCCCAAATCCCTCTCCATCACTTTCTCTCTTCCTGATGGCGCTTCTTCCA TCAAG AAGAAGGCAATGGAGATATCCCCTGTACTGAAAGGGACATCCATATTTCTT ATTTTTCAATGTAAAGGGATGAACAGCACCATTAAAACCAATGTGGGGAAACTTCTAGCAGATGCACTACGATATTATCACTTTGACAG TGATAGTTTGGTTGAGGAAGCTTGCGGTGGTGAATCTGCTGCCAAGTCTTTAAAAGAGCAAGATGAGAAGGGATTTCGTGACTCTGAG ACTGAAGTATTGAAACAGTTATCATCCATGGGTCGGCTGGTGGTTTGTGCTGGAGATGGTTCAGTTCAGAGCTCAACTAATCT GGCACTTCTGAGACATGGAATTTCAATATGGATTGATGTACCGATAGAAATGGTTGCCAAGAACATGATAGAAGAAGGGGTTCAAATTCCTGTAACAGAATTATCTACTGCAGAATCTTATTCTGAG ACTGGTGATAACCAGGTGTTTGCTCAGCTAGCTGTGGTGTATGAAGAAATGAAAGGTGGATATGCAACAGCAGATGCATCAGTTTCACTCCAAA AAGTAGCTTCCCAATTAGGTTACGATGACTTGGATGCAGTAACCACTGAAGACATGGCTATGGAG GTTCTCAAAGAGATACAAAGACTGACCAGACTAAAGAAGATGATGGAAGAGGCTGCAAGGCCATTTTAG
- the LOC117930327 gene encoding probable inactive shikimate kinase like 1, chloroplastic isoform X6 encodes MATLASTRAFHVFHRHFQVVTPRFPRSLLEAPKPKRHPLHQPLPSLCPCVPPLTSSPKSLSITFSLPDGASSIKKKAMEISPVLKGTSIFLVGMNSTIKTNVGKLLADALRYYHFDSDSLVEEACGGESAAKSLKEQDEKGFRDSETEVLKQLSSMGRLVVCAGDGSVQSSTNLALLRHGISIWIDVPIEMVAKNMIEEGVQIPVTELSTAESYSETGDNQVFAQLAVVYEEMKGGYATADASVSLQKVASQLGYDDLDAVTTEDMAMEVLKEIQRLTRLKKMMEEAARPF; translated from the exons ATGGCGACACTAGCCTCAACCAGAGCGTTTCATGTCTTTCATCGTCATTTTCAGGTGGTGACGCCGAGATTCCCACGGTCCTTGCTCGAGGCTCCTAAACCCAAGCGGCATCCTCTTCATCAACCTCTGCCCTCTCTCTGTCCCTGTGTTCCTCCTCTTACCTCCTCCCCCAAATCCCTCTCCATCACTTTCTCTCTTCCTGATGGCGCTTCTTCCA TCAAG AAGAAGGCAATGGAGATATCCCCTGTACTGAAAGGGACATCCATATTTCTTGTGG GGATGAACAGCACCATTAAAACCAATGTGGGGAAACTTCTAGCAGATGCACTACGATATTATCACTTTGACAG TGATAGTTTGGTTGAGGAAGCTTGCGGTGGTGAATCTGCTGCCAAGTCTTTAAAAGAGCAAGATGAGAAGGGATTTCGTGACTCTGAG ACTGAAGTATTGAAACAGTTATCATCCATGGGTCGGCTGGTGGTTTGTGCTGGAGATGGTTCAGTTCAGAGCTCAACTAATCT GGCACTTCTGAGACATGGAATTTCAATATGGATTGATGTACCGATAGAAATGGTTGCCAAGAACATGATAGAAGAAGGGGTTCAAATTCCTGTAACAGAATTATCTACTGCAGAATCTTATTCTGAG ACTGGTGATAACCAGGTGTTTGCTCAGCTAGCTGTGGTGTATGAAGAAATGAAAGGTGGATATGCAACAGCAGATGCATCAGTTTCACTCCAAA AAGTAGCTTCCCAATTAGGTTACGATGACTTGGATGCAGTAACCACTGAAGACATGGCTATGGAG GTTCTCAAAGAGATACAAAGACTGACCAGACTAAAGAAGATGATGGAAGAGGCTGCAAGGCCATTTTAG
- the LOC117930327 gene encoding probable inactive shikimate kinase like 1, chloroplastic isoform X2, with translation MATLASTRAFHVFHRHFQVVTPRFPRSLLEAPKPKRHPLHQPLPSLCPCVPPLTSSPKSLSITFSLPDGASSISATKVVDVDLSLAVKKKAMEISPVLKGTSIFLVGMNSTIKTNVGKLLADALRYYHFDSDSLVEEACGGESAAKSLKEQDEKGFRDSETEVLKQLSSMGRLVVCAGDGSVQSSTNLALLRHGISIWIDVPIEMVAKNMIEEGVQIPVTELSTAESYSETGDNQVFAQLAVVYEEMKGGYATADASVSLQKVASQLGYDDLDAVTTEDMAMEVLKEIQRLTRLKKMMEEAARPF, from the exons ATGGCGACACTAGCCTCAACCAGAGCGTTTCATGTCTTTCATCGTCATTTTCAGGTGGTGACGCCGAGATTCCCACGGTCCTTGCTCGAGGCTCCTAAACCCAAGCGGCATCCTCTTCATCAACCTCTGCCCTCTCTCTGTCCCTGTGTTCCTCCTCTTACCTCCTCCCCCAAATCCCTCTCCATCACTTTCTCTCTTCCTGATGGCGCTTCTTCCA TTTCAGCGACAAAAGTTGTTGACGTTGATCTCTCTCTTGCAGTCAAG AAGAAGGCAATGGAGATATCCCCTGTACTGAAAGGGACATCCATATTTCTTGTGG GGATGAACAGCACCATTAAAACCAATGTGGGGAAACTTCTAGCAGATGCACTACGATATTATCACTTTGACAG TGATAGTTTGGTTGAGGAAGCTTGCGGTGGTGAATCTGCTGCCAAGTCTTTAAAAGAGCAAGATGAGAAGGGATTTCGTGACTCTGAG ACTGAAGTATTGAAACAGTTATCATCCATGGGTCGGCTGGTGGTTTGTGCTGGAGATGGTTCAGTTCAGAGCTCAACTAATCT GGCACTTCTGAGACATGGAATTTCAATATGGATTGATGTACCGATAGAAATGGTTGCCAAGAACATGATAGAAGAAGGGGTTCAAATTCCTGTAACAGAATTATCTACTGCAGAATCTTATTCTGAG ACTGGTGATAACCAGGTGTTTGCTCAGCTAGCTGTGGTGTATGAAGAAATGAAAGGTGGATATGCAACAGCAGATGCATCAGTTTCACTCCAAA AAGTAGCTTCCCAATTAGGTTACGATGACTTGGATGCAGTAACCACTGAAGACATGGCTATGGAG GTTCTCAAAGAGATACAAAGACTGACCAGACTAAAGAAGATGATGGAAGAGGCTGCAAGGCCATTTTAG
- the LOC117930327 gene encoding probable inactive shikimate kinase like 1, chloroplastic isoform X3, giving the protein MATLASTRAFHVFHRHFQVVTPRFPRSLLEAPKPKRHPLHQPLPSLCPCVPPLTSSPKSLSITFSLPDGASSISATKVVDVDLSLAVKKKAMEISPVLKGTSIFLIFQCKGMNSTIKTNVGKLLADALRYYHFDSDSLVEEACGGESAAKSLKEQDEKGFRDSETEVLKQLSSMGRLVVCAGDGSVQSSTNLALLRHGISIWIDVPIEMVAKNMIEEGVQIPVTELSTAESYSEVFAQLAVVYEEMKGGYATADASVSLQKVASQLGYDDLDAVTTEDMAMEVLKEIQRLTRLKKMMEEAARPF; this is encoded by the exons ATGGCGACACTAGCCTCAACCAGAGCGTTTCATGTCTTTCATCGTCATTTTCAGGTGGTGACGCCGAGATTCCCACGGTCCTTGCTCGAGGCTCCTAAACCCAAGCGGCATCCTCTTCATCAACCTCTGCCCTCTCTCTGTCCCTGTGTTCCTCCTCTTACCTCCTCCCCCAAATCCCTCTCCATCACTTTCTCTCTTCCTGATGGCGCTTCTTCCA TTTCAGCGACAAAAGTTGTTGACGTTGATCTCTCTCTTGCAGTCAAG AAGAAGGCAATGGAGATATCCCCTGTACTGAAAGGGACATCCATATTTCTT ATTTTTCAATGTAAAGGGATGAACAGCACCATTAAAACCAATGTGGGGAAACTTCTAGCAGATGCACTACGATATTATCACTTTGACAG TGATAGTTTGGTTGAGGAAGCTTGCGGTGGTGAATCTGCTGCCAAGTCTTTAAAAGAGCAAGATGAGAAGGGATTTCGTGACTCTGAG ACTGAAGTATTGAAACAGTTATCATCCATGGGTCGGCTGGTGGTTTGTGCTGGAGATGGTTCAGTTCAGAGCTCAACTAATCT GGCACTTCTGAGACATGGAATTTCAATATGGATTGATGTACCGATAGAAATGGTTGCCAAGAACATGATAGAAGAAGGGGTTCAAATTCCTGTAACAGAATTATCTACTGCAGAATCTTATTCTGAG GTGTTTGCTCAGCTAGCTGTGGTGTATGAAGAAATGAAAGGTGGATATGCAACAGCAGATGCATCAGTTTCACTCCAAA AAGTAGCTTCCCAATTAGGTTACGATGACTTGGATGCAGTAACCACTGAAGACATGGCTATGGAG GTTCTCAAAGAGATACAAAGACTGACCAGACTAAAGAAGATGATGGAAGAGGCTGCAAGGCCATTTTAG
- the LOC117930327 gene encoding probable inactive shikimate kinase like 1, chloroplastic isoform X4, whose amino-acid sequence MATLASTRAFHVFHRHFQVVTPRFPRSLLEAPKPKRHPLHQPLPSLCPCVPPLTSSPKSLSITFSLPDGASSISATKVVDVDLSLAVKKKAMEISPVLKGTSIFLVGMNSTIKTNVGKLLADALRYYHFDSDSLVEEACGGESAAKSLKEQDEKGFRDSETEVLKQLSSMGRLVVCAGDGSVQSSTNLALLRHGISIWIDVPIEMVAKNMIEEGVQIPVTELSTAESYSEVFAQLAVVYEEMKGGYATADASVSLQKVASQLGYDDLDAVTTEDMAMEVLKEIQRLTRLKKMMEEAARPF is encoded by the exons ATGGCGACACTAGCCTCAACCAGAGCGTTTCATGTCTTTCATCGTCATTTTCAGGTGGTGACGCCGAGATTCCCACGGTCCTTGCTCGAGGCTCCTAAACCCAAGCGGCATCCTCTTCATCAACCTCTGCCCTCTCTCTGTCCCTGTGTTCCTCCTCTTACCTCCTCCCCCAAATCCCTCTCCATCACTTTCTCTCTTCCTGATGGCGCTTCTTCCA TTTCAGCGACAAAAGTTGTTGACGTTGATCTCTCTCTTGCAGTCAAG AAGAAGGCAATGGAGATATCCCCTGTACTGAAAGGGACATCCATATTTCTTGTGG GGATGAACAGCACCATTAAAACCAATGTGGGGAAACTTCTAGCAGATGCACTACGATATTATCACTTTGACAG TGATAGTTTGGTTGAGGAAGCTTGCGGTGGTGAATCTGCTGCCAAGTCTTTAAAAGAGCAAGATGAGAAGGGATTTCGTGACTCTGAG ACTGAAGTATTGAAACAGTTATCATCCATGGGTCGGCTGGTGGTTTGTGCTGGAGATGGTTCAGTTCAGAGCTCAACTAATCT GGCACTTCTGAGACATGGAATTTCAATATGGATTGATGTACCGATAGAAATGGTTGCCAAGAACATGATAGAAGAAGGGGTTCAAATTCCTGTAACAGAATTATCTACTGCAGAATCTTATTCTGAG GTGTTTGCTCAGCTAGCTGTGGTGTATGAAGAAATGAAAGGTGGATATGCAACAGCAGATGCATCAGTTTCACTCCAAA AAGTAGCTTCCCAATTAGGTTACGATGACTTGGATGCAGTAACCACTGAAGACATGGCTATGGAG GTTCTCAAAGAGATACAAAGACTGACCAGACTAAAGAAGATGATGGAAGAGGCTGCAAGGCCATTTTAG
- the LOC117930327 gene encoding probable inactive shikimate kinase like 1, chloroplastic isoform X7 produces MALLPFQRQKLLTLISLLQSSFNSEEGNGDIPCTERDIHISWMNSTIKTNVGKLLADALRYYHFDSDSLVEEACGGESAAKSLKEQDEKGFRDSETEVLKQLSSMGRLVVCAGDGSVQSSTNLALLRHGISIWIDVPIEMVAKNMIEEGVQIPVTELSTAESYSETGDNQVFAQLAVVYEEMKGGYATADASVSLQKVASQLGYDDLDAVTTEDMAMEVLKEIQRLTRLKKMMEEAARPF; encoded by the exons ATGGCGCTTCTTCCA TTTCAGCGACAAAAGTTGTTGACGTTGATCTCTCTCTTGCAGTCAAG TTTTAATTCAGAAGAAGGCAATGGAGATATCCCCTGTACTGAAAGGGACATCCATATTTCTT GGATGAACAGCACCATTAAAACCAATGTGGGGAAACTTCTAGCAGATGCACTACGATATTATCACTTTGACAG TGATAGTTTGGTTGAGGAAGCTTGCGGTGGTGAATCTGCTGCCAAGTCTTTAAAAGAGCAAGATGAGAAGGGATTTCGTGACTCTGAG ACTGAAGTATTGAAACAGTTATCATCCATGGGTCGGCTGGTGGTTTGTGCTGGAGATGGTTCAGTTCAGAGCTCAACTAATCT GGCACTTCTGAGACATGGAATTTCAATATGGATTGATGTACCGATAGAAATGGTTGCCAAGAACATGATAGAAGAAGGGGTTCAAATTCCTGTAACAGAATTATCTACTGCAGAATCTTATTCTGAG ACTGGTGATAACCAGGTGTTTGCTCAGCTAGCTGTGGTGTATGAAGAAATGAAAGGTGGATATGCAACAGCAGATGCATCAGTTTCACTCCAAA AAGTAGCTTCCCAATTAGGTTACGATGACTTGGATGCAGTAACCACTGAAGACATGGCTATGGAG GTTCTCAAAGAGATACAAAGACTGACCAGACTAAAGAAGATGATGGAAGAGGCTGCAAGGCCATTTTAG
- the LOC117930327 gene encoding probable inactive shikimate kinase like 1, chloroplastic isoform X1 — MATLASTRAFHVFHRHFQVVTPRFPRSLLEAPKPKRHPLHQPLPSLCPCVPPLTSSPKSLSITFSLPDGASSISATKVVDVDLSLAVKKKAMEISPVLKGTSIFLIFQCKGMNSTIKTNVGKLLADALRYYHFDSDSLVEEACGGESAAKSLKEQDEKGFRDSETEVLKQLSSMGRLVVCAGDGSVQSSTNLALLRHGISIWIDVPIEMVAKNMIEEGVQIPVTELSTAESYSETGDNQVFAQLAVVYEEMKGGYATADASVSLQKVASQLGYDDLDAVTTEDMAMEVLKEIQRLTRLKKMMEEAARPF; from the exons ATGGCGACACTAGCCTCAACCAGAGCGTTTCATGTCTTTCATCGTCATTTTCAGGTGGTGACGCCGAGATTCCCACGGTCCTTGCTCGAGGCTCCTAAACCCAAGCGGCATCCTCTTCATCAACCTCTGCCCTCTCTCTGTCCCTGTGTTCCTCCTCTTACCTCCTCCCCCAAATCCCTCTCCATCACTTTCTCTCTTCCTGATGGCGCTTCTTCCA TTTCAGCGACAAAAGTTGTTGACGTTGATCTCTCTCTTGCAGTCAAG AAGAAGGCAATGGAGATATCCCCTGTACTGAAAGGGACATCCATATTTCTT ATTTTTCAATGTAAAGGGATGAACAGCACCATTAAAACCAATGTGGGGAAACTTCTAGCAGATGCACTACGATATTATCACTTTGACAG TGATAGTTTGGTTGAGGAAGCTTGCGGTGGTGAATCTGCTGCCAAGTCTTTAAAAGAGCAAGATGAGAAGGGATTTCGTGACTCTGAG ACTGAAGTATTGAAACAGTTATCATCCATGGGTCGGCTGGTGGTTTGTGCTGGAGATGGTTCAGTTCAGAGCTCAACTAATCT GGCACTTCTGAGACATGGAATTTCAATATGGATTGATGTACCGATAGAAATGGTTGCCAAGAACATGATAGAAGAAGGGGTTCAAATTCCTGTAACAGAATTATCTACTGCAGAATCTTATTCTGAG ACTGGTGATAACCAGGTGTTTGCTCAGCTAGCTGTGGTGTATGAAGAAATGAAAGGTGGATATGCAACAGCAGATGCATCAGTTTCACTCCAAA AAGTAGCTTCCCAATTAGGTTACGATGACTTGGATGCAGTAACCACTGAAGACATGGCTATGGAG GTTCTCAAAGAGATACAAAGACTGACCAGACTAAAGAAGATGATGGAAGAGGCTGCAAGGCCATTTTAG